The DNA sequence TTGATCaatttttcattgattttgtgaTATGGGGTTTTGTTAAGTTTGGGGTATTAGGTTCGTCTAGGGTTTAGATCCTTGAAGCAATATGATTACATTAGAGGGATCTAACCATGAAAATCACGAGAACTAGGCCCGGGGAAGAGAGTAATTTGATTTTCCTGCATTTTCAAGTACTCTATGACCAGATTACATGGTTCTGAGTTTTGTGGGATATAAAAGTTTAGTTTTTaatgcttctagggttttgtctCGGAACTTCGGTTGCTCATTTGTGTTCTGTTGTTCTTAGTGCCTTTAATTTTGTAGTATGTGCATATTTCTATGTTTTTGTTTATGTGATTGATCTTTATGTTTCGCAATATATTACTCATTGCACCTTGTGGTTTCGAGTTAGTTTTTTTCATCTAGTGGTTTAGAGAGAGGTTGAGGTTTGTTAAGAGTGTTTTCCCGGCGGCTTTTTGGCAGAATGGCTTTGCAGACAGCGATTCCTCCAGTGATCCCCAGTGCTCAAGTTGTTGCAAATGCTTTCATCGCGCAGTATTACCATATTCTTCATCACAACCCTGGCCATGTCTATAGATTTTATCAGGATTCAAGTGTGATGAGCCGGCCTGATTTCGACGGTGTGATGAGATCGGTGACCACAATGCAAGTAAGTTTTTGCTAGgttgtttttctcttttgtggCATTGTAGATGGTTGTGTATTACTGGTTTCACTTTTGTGAAGAGATATGTTTGAAAAATACTATAAACCATCAAACAGTACATCTAAATAAACAAACAGTGTCGCTGATCTTATATATAGTTTATTTATGTTGATTTGTTGAGGGTGGTCTGTCGACTGTCGTCCATGGTGCTATTGAAGCATGTTTGTctcctgattttttttttctttttggattcaATCTGTTATGCTTTTGGCTATAGAAAAAGTTGATTTGTAACTTCTGCGTGAGTCTGCCAAACTCTAAAAATGCTTGGGGCCCTGGTAATTGGATCTTATTTATGCCATGAATCATACTGTTACTATGAATCAAAATAGAATGAGGTGTGTTCTGCTATCAGCCCTGTTAGATATAATGCATAAAATTGAGTAATGCAAGTCAAGAAACGGGTTAAATGGTCATGTCCTGATCAAAGTTACTATATATGTGTACACAATATGAGCTCAGGTGGAAGGATATACTGTTTTATTTCTCTGAAGTATATATGCAAATGAAACCATGTGGTTTGTGTTCAAATATCCAAAATCAAAGAAATGGGAACATGTGTACAACTTTTTCTTCGTTTACAACTTTGTTTGAACTGATAACCAGGACATACTGTCTTAAAAGTCTCCGCCAACAATTTATTGAAAATAATTTGATAAGATTATCAGATTTACCTGCATATAAAttctgtttgttttgttttcttttgttatctAATTTTTCCTTGGAACAGGGAATCAATGAGAAAATCCTTTCCTTTGATTACAAGGAATATAAGGCAGAGATAGAAACAGCAGATGCTCAGAACTCTTATAAAGATGGGGTGACTGTGTTAGTTACTGGATGCTTGACAAGCAAGGATAACTTGAAAAGGAAATTCGCTCAATCATTTTTTCTTGCCCCACAAGAGAATGGTTTTTTTGTATTGAATGATGTCTTTAGGTATGTAGAAGATGGAGAACTGTTGAAAAACCATTCAGTTAATAATGATGCCACAACAGTCCACTTTAACCAAGAACCAGGTaagttctttgtttgtttgtttttccccTCTTTATTACTGTGGTTGAAATTAGACCGCTAGTTTGTTTACACTTTCTATCATAATGTTGCAGAACCAACTCGTGTTCTGGATCCTCCCACACCGGATCTGGAAACTACTCAAGTTGAAGAGGATCAATTTGTTATTGAGAAAGCTTTTGACACATCGGACCAGGATAGACAATCAGCTAATGAGAAAGAATCTGATACCGAACGCCCATCTTATTCAAATGGGAATGATGTCCATGTTGCAGTTGAATCAACTTCTACTACAGCCCAAGAAGATGGCCCAAAGCAGTCTTATGCATCAATTGTAAGTTAAGAGTTTGAAAAAGTTCATGGCCAAAATTGTTGTTGAAATAGTTATTGAATTTCATCAAATGTTATTGTAGGTAAAAGTAGCCAAAGGAAGTCCAGGACCAAATAAAGTTTATGTGCCCACTAACACCGTAAAAGTTGCTCCTAAGAAAACAGAGAATTCTTTGCCTGCACCAGCTGCATCTGCTTCTGTGCCTGAAGCATCAGCTCCAACTAGCACCAGTACTCTTGAGGGCAGTGAGACTAATGAGGAAGGTATTCGTGTCTTTTCTGacttttccctttattttttttctttatatgtgCAATTTTGCATCTAAAACTCTTAATCTGAAATATACTTTAAATTTCTGTATATTAAGCATTTTGTAGGTCTTTCCTGCTAGAATTTGAGTTCTGTACTGACACAACTGCATTTCCTATTAGTTGAGGGCTATTCTATATACATACGTAATTTGCCCTTGAGTGTGACGGCTGATCAGCTTGAGGTTGAATTCAAGAAATTTGGACCAATAAAGGAAGGAGGCATCCAAGTCCGAAATAAGAAGGTTGGTCTCTAGTGGTTTTCATGCCATTGGTGTCCCACTTAGATTTGCATTTTTTCTGATATATCTGCTTCCTTTCCACAATTTTTTTGTGTATGCAGCTTCAGGGATactgttttggatttgttgaaTTTCTGTCTCTAAGTTCCATGAATAGCGCCATTCAGGTAGGTCATATGTTGATTAAATTTTAGttcttttgaaatttgattttctATGGGAGGATGCGCTATTGATCAATTTTCATGATTCCATCTTTTGAAATCTCTGCTGGACTTCTTGACCTCTATTGTACTTAATGTGGCCTTATTATAattctattttatattttatttttaagaaagATATagaatctttttatttttctcgtCAAAATCTTACTAGAGCAATGTGGATATGATATGTGAGAATTCTTTCATCTATTATTCTCTTATTGGGCTTCTTTTGTTATATTCTGCTGAATGAAGTTTTTAGAGGCTCTTTCCCCTTAGCTCATGGGCACTAGCATCTTCATACCATATTAAGCTACGCACACATAGTTTGAGTATTCATAGTTTAGTTCAGTAATGCTGAGGCTCAACGATGAGATGTTGCAGCTATTAGAGGGTTAAACATTTTTGCTAAGATTTTGGATAATCACCTAGTGGTTGTTTAGAATTCGATTTAACAGCAACCTTCTGTTATCAGTCACCTATTGTAGAATTCTGTTTTCAGTCATGATGAAGTTGCAATAATTTCTTCAAAATATAAACTTGACCAAAAAGTTACGTAGCTCTGTGTGACTTATTcttttttgcttatttgttatTTTACTCATTTAGTTAGTCCAGTAAGGGTTGAGTTACTCAATCTGTTTGGTTTCCTTTTATTGTGAAAACTATAACTAATCTCTTCTCTAATAGATTTAATTCTTGTTGAAGAAATATGAGTGCCTGTAGAGCTTTCAGccataatttatttatttaactttTAAAATTTAACTGGATTTTGTGTGTATCTAATACGCAAAACTTTATGATTTCAGGCTTCACCAATCACTGTTGGGGGCCGTCAAGCTATCATCGAGATAAAGAGAACTAACACACGTAGTAAGTGTAATATGTTTTTTAAAGTAATTTAGACAAGTCaccagaaaaggaagaaaaaaaaagtaacattaTGTTAAACCTTTATGATGCTGCTTATATTTGGGTTGACTAAGCTGCTTGGTTTTTGTCCATGATCCCGGTTTTTCCAGTTGGTAGCAGTGGAAGTGGTTCATTCACTTCTGGAAGGGGAGGGTTTCGGGGTGACAGCTTTAGGGGCCATGGTAGTTATGGTGGTGGCCGGAGCTTTGTTAGAAGTGAGTATGTGAACAGGGCTGAATTCTCAGGTCGAGGCAGGGGTCGAGTTGGGCGTGGCGGAGAAGGTTATCGACCAGGGAGAGGAGACAGTCATCAACAAGGTAGAGGAGAGGGTTATCAACAAGGGAGAGGAGACAGTTATCACCAAGGTAGAGGAGACAGTTATCAACAAGGGAGAGGAGACGGTTATCAACATGGGAGAGGAGAAGTTTATCAACAAAGGAGAGTAGACGGTTATCATCAAGGGAGAGGAGACGGTTATCAGCAAGGGAGAGGAAGAGGTGGCCGTCCAAGTGGACCAAAGCATAATGCGGTTTCAGCATGAAGTATTTTGAGGAAAATAGGCTGAAAGTACTTTTGACGTAATTAGTGCACTTGGAAGTATTGACAGTATGGATCTAAATTGGAGTAACAGTTAGAGGAGGAGGCATTTGCTTTAGGTTAGGTTTTGTTCTACGTAGCGGAATTTTGTCTCAGTTGGGTATGATGTAACTTGTTCATTCAGAAAGTTCAGGTCGCCCGCCAGTTTTACATGAAACTTTCCAGCTTACTCTCATTGCATAGTTTTGGTGTTTAGTAGCCGGTAGTTGAAAGATCCTAAAAGTTAATAGATTGGTTTGTTTTGGGTATACTTGATTCTATTGATTGTTTGGTTTGCAACTTTACATATTGTTCTTTTTCATTGGTCCCCTTATCTAGCTCTGATCGCTACACTATTGCAACTTGAGGATCCATTTAGATGAATCTCCATCTCGCGACTTGGTTATTACACGACTCTTTGCATGTAGTTACGTCATCTCGTGACAAACTAACAAACATTATGAAGTCTTTCTGAAAAATTGTAGCCCTACTGTCACAACAGCACCCTGTGTTGAAAGCACTCCACTCAAATGGGGCCTAGGAGCTACTGAATGGTGTCAAATCCACCTGTAGTGGGGTGAATCCGTGAATGGGTGATGCCTATAAAACTTTACTCGATATTATTaattctctcttctttcccagacaaataaaatttcgtTCAGATCAGCTTTCGGACTTGAGCTGGGAAAAGACAGCTTGTTTAGGTATGAAGTCACGAAAACAGGTATTTAAGCTTCTTCCCTATTCTTCTCTGCGCGTCTCCGTCTCATGTGACATTCTCTGTAGTAATGGCCAAGTGCAAGTCACCAGCCAGATCGGCAACCCAGGAGCAAGTAAGGAAACCTAAACTGGCCGGAAAAGTCAAGAAGCAGAAGATTGGCCCGAAACTGATCGAGGGTCGATCTTCAACGGCAGTGTTCAGACCTGGCCAAACAACTCGAACACCGTCAAAGACATTTTATTACAGTACAAGCACGCGGCCGGTAAGAAAATATCTGAGAGATCATTCAAATCTATGAAACATAAAGTGGCTATTACTGGAGAAGGGCTTGATGATCACACGGGTTATAAGTTGCGGGATGAGGAATTTTGGAAGTTACCCCAGGAATCATTGATGGGTTTGACTGGTAATTTCTTAGAATCCAAGGAACAGAATTCGGACGAGACAATCAACTTGATTGAGGGTTCCTCACAACCTATTGAGGGATCAAAAGCTATTGATCATCCTGACATCAATAGTAATTGTAACTCTCCTATCGAGCTCGCTGAAAATATCTGGGAAGACCCGATGTCTGAGGATTTTGATAAGGGCCAAACATTGTTCACAGATTCAATTTGCCCATGGCAAGCTTGTGAGTACACTGGTTTTGATAGTGGTATATTGAGACTAGTACTAGTGACTCTCTTGTTTAGCAAAATACCTACTATCCTAATTCTCCCAATAGTATTGGGACTAGTACTATTAGTAACACTGATAGTGGGACTAGTACTAGTAATTCTCCTTGATTGTCAAAATACCTATTACCCAGATTTTCCTACTGGTATTGGGGCTAGTAGTAGTACTCTTGGTGAACTTGGTCATGATCAATGGGGTATTTTGCAGGCTAATGGAGATTTTAGTACTAGTTTTAGTAGTGGCAGTGATGAATTTTGAATTAAGAGTAATGTTTCGTTTAGGGATTTCGAATGTTGGTTAATTAAACGATGAGATGATGACAGGGTTAGAGGACCACCAAAGTTGTGCATCTGCTGCAGGGACTTCCGGTAGTACTAGTACTCCATTTCCAAGTCAATCCGGGAAAGGGGAGACATATCTGCTAGGTTTCGAGGGGGCGGATACTAGCAATCTTCTTTGTGATCATGATCAGCAATTCACGGTGGCTCCTCAACCATCCCCCGAAGTATTGCTGACTAATTCATTGGGCAATTGGAGTTTTACAAGAGAACCATGAGCTTATTATCATTGACTCTGCTGGTTTTGTGTTGTATTTTAGCTGTAATCTAGTAGTTTGATTCTCCTGGGGACCTGGACATATCATACTTATGTGCAGCAAGGTGAGTCACAGTGACGTCTCATACAGCCGAACTAGCACACCTATATGAGTGAAAAAAAAAGGCCATATTACCGAACCAAGATATGATCTATCTGAAACACTAATTTTTCTGTTTATTAATTGTCTGACTACTATTGGGTCCTAAACTCCTAATAGCCGCTGATTGAAGTCTTGAATTGATCACAAagccaacgtcatagagatgCTTTTATAACGTTTGGATAAACTGTGACTGATTATTGTCAGGCTTCTTTATATGGAAATTATTCCGCGGATCAAGAAAGAATGGTTCAGAAAGAAATATGTAAGAGTCTCCCATTTATAATTAGACCTCCcatttataataataataataataataatcgtttcaaaataataataatatattattattattatcatcatctttttaaattatttttttatgtaatttaaAAGTTCAACTTGACCCCTAGCCGCGCactaagaaataaaaaagaaaccatGTACAAGCTCATTCCCACAAGAAGGAATAAATGTtataatgaaatatatatatatatatatatatacacacacacacatatttataCAGTGCTATTCATCTGGTCAGTTACTGACAAAAAAATTTATGCTTAATAACCCTTAAATTTACATCcaatggtggaaaacaaaacaccttaagttaataataattctctctgccatcggatttacatccaagggtggttaaacattattttcttagtcaataactgaccaagtgaacattttcgtatatttatatataggaaGCCGTTTGGAAGCGGACGTCCACACTATCACTAAAGTGCGAAAGTTGATACTTCTACTCCGCTGAGGCCGTGACGGCGCCGCACCGCTTGCTGGAAGGAGACCAGGGGTCAGACTGACCAGTCTGCAATCGGTTGGAGTTGCCAACGACCAGGTTGTAGCGCTGCCTAGAACCTTCAACCTCgatctcctccgacctcgatcacTGCCCAGAAGCGGTCTGGGATGCTTTCGGCCTCCGTTCCGCAAGCCCCGCAGGTGCTGTAGCCGCCTGAAAGCTGCTGCAGCGTTAACGTCTGCACTTTAGCGATAGTGCGGACGTTTGCCTGTGATTGggactctatatatatatatataaagaggtctAAATTA is a window from the Rosa chinensis cultivar Old Blush chromosome 2, RchiOBHm-V2, whole genome shotgun sequence genome containing:
- the LOC112190962 gene encoding nuclear transport factor 2, which gives rise to MALQTAIPPVIPSAQVVANAFIAQYYHILHHNPGHVYRFYQDSSVMSRPDFDGVMRSVTTMQGINEKILSFDYKEYKAEIETADAQNSYKDGVTVLVTGCLTSKDNLKRKFAQSFFLAPQENGFFVLNDVFRYVEDGELLKNHSVNNDATTVHFNQEPEPTRVLDPPTPDLETTQVEEDQFVIEKAFDTSDQDRQSANEKESDTERPSYSNGNDVHVAVESTSTTAQEDGPKQSYASIVKVAKGSPGPNKVYVPTNTVKVAPKKTENSLPAPAASASVPEASAPTSTSTLEGSETNEEVEGYSIYIRNLPLSVTADQLEVEFKKFGPIKEGGIQVRNKKLQGYCFGFVEFLSLSSMNSAIQASPITVGGRQAIIEIKRTNTRIGSSGSGSFTSGRGGFRGDSFRGHGSYGGGRSFVRSEYVNRAEFSGRGRGRVGRGGEGYRPGRGDSHQQGRGEGYQQGRGDSYHQGRGDSYQQGRGDGYQHGRGEVYQQRRVDGYHQGRGDGYQQGRGRGGRPSGPKHNAVSA